The Arvicola amphibius chromosome 11, mArvAmp1.2, whole genome shotgun sequence genome has a segment encoding these proteins:
- the Rad54b gene encoding DNA repair and recombination protein RAD54B, whose product MRRSAAPSQVQANSFKKPKFIPPGRSNTSLNKETTEMGPDVKSFQGAKQSQDDPGVCSSNLRPTEDSTRAMGHGTRVDPLHTVHSASEEIIESKVQEEEPHSLLKYFSVVWCKASKKKHKKWEGDAILIVKGRSFTLKDLEGKDIGRGVGYKFSELENIEEGRTLVIGGKEVEILGPVSSDDFSSGKCFQRGCGSPSVPSSQAARKCFSNPFKSVCQSGQSKENRRNDWQNCKPRHDPHTPNSLVMPQPDQNHQRLFNRNCSPLVDVVVDPHLVRHLRSHQRDGVIFLYECVMGMRAHGRCGAILADEMGLGKTLQCISLIWTLQCQGPYGGKPVIKKTLIVTPGSLVTNWRKEFQKWLGSERIKIFPVDQDHKVEEFINSTFYSVLIISYEMLLRSVDLIKTVRFDLLICDEGHRLKNSSIKTAAALFSLSCEKRVILTGTPVQNDLQEFFALVDFVNPGILGSLLSYKKIYEEPIITSREPSSSKEEKELGERRAAELTCLTGLFTLRRTQEVVNKYLPPKTESVVFCRPGALQLELYRELLSSQSVRFCLQGLSENHLVCIGALKKLCNHPCLLFRPVKGKECSSSSEENEERNLCQGLLTVFPASYDPLQFSENESGKLQVLAKLLAAIRELRPTEKVVLVSNYRQTLNILEDVCKRHGYACARLDGQTPVSQRQQIVDSFNSKYSTDFIFLLSSKAGGVGLNLIGGSHLILYDIDWNPATDIQAMSRVWRDGQKHPVHIYRLLTTGTIEEKIYQRQISKQGLSGAVVDLTRSSEHIQFSVEELKDLFTLHEDSPCVTHDLLGCECRGGKDPTDDALDAPVTSGQCQPGPWHQKSRPLRPLSMSQLKQWQHISGDNLNLTDPFLERIRENASFFFQNVTNQAPAVQ is encoded by the exons TTCATTCGGCCTCTGAAGAAATCATTGAGTCTAAGGTACAAGAAGAGGAACCTCATAGCTTGCTTAAATATTTCAGTGTTGTTTGGTGTAAAGcttcaaagaaaaagcacaagaaatggGAAGGCGATGCTATTCTTATTGTAAAAGGGAGGTCCTTCACTCTGAAAGATTTGGAAGGCAAAGATATTGGAAGAG gCGTTGGATATAAATTCAGTGAGCTTGAAAACATAGAAGAGGGCCGAACGCTGGTGATTggggggaaggaagtggaaatccTGGGGCCGGTGTCCTCTGATGACTTCAGCAGCGGCAAGTGCTTTCAGCGTGGATGTGGAAGCCCCTCAGTCCCAAGTTCCCAGGCTGCCAGGAAATGCTTTTCCAACCCTTTCAAAAGTGTGTGCCAGTCTGGTCAGTCAAAGGAAAATAGACGGAATGACTGGCAGAACTGCAAACCCCGCCATGACCCACACACACCAA attccCTAGTGATGCCGCAACCGGACCAGAATCACCAGCGGCTGTTCAATAGGAACTGCTCTCCTCTTGTGGATGTGGTGGTAGACCCTCACCTTGTCCGTCACCTCCGATCACATCAGAGAGATGGAGTCATCTTCCTCTATGAGTGTGTGATGGGAATGAG AGCACACGGCAGATGTGGTGCTATCCTCGCTGATGAGATGGGCTTAGGAAAAACTCTGCAATGTATCTCGCTCATCTGGACCCTACAGTGTCAAGGGCCTTACGGAGGCAAGCCAGTAATAAAGAAGACGCTTATTGTCACCCCTGGAAGCTTGGTGACTAATTGgaggaaagaatttcagaaatgGCTGGGAAGTGAGAGGATCAAGATATTCCCCGTTGATCAG gatCATAAAGTTGAGGAATTCATCAATTCTACATTTTATTCTGTCCTTATCATCAGTTATGAAATGCTACTTCGTTCCGTAGATCTAATTAAGACTGTAAGATTTGACCTTCTGATCTGTGATGAGGGGCATCGTTTGAAGAACAGCAGCATTAAGACAGCTGCAGCCCTCTTCAGCCTCTCTTGTGAGAAGAGAGTGATCCTGACTG GTACCCCCGTGCAGAATGACTTGCAAGAGTTCTTTGCATTAGTGGACTTTGTTAATCCAGGAATATTAGGCTCCTTGTTGTCCTACAAGAAAATATATGAGGAGCCCATCATTACGTCCAGAGAGCCCTCTTCTTCCAAG gaagaaaaagagttaggagagagaagagcagCGGAACTCACCTGCCTCACTGGCCTTTTTACCCTCAGAAGAACTCAGGAAGTCGTCAATAAATACCTTCCCCCTAAGACAGAGAGCGTTGTCTTTTGCCGCCCGGGGGCGCTGCAGCTTGAACTCTACCGGGAGCTGCTGAGCTCGCAGTCCGTCAGGTTCTGTCTCCAGGGACTGTCGGAAAATCACCTCGTCTGCATAGGGGCCCTAAAGAAACTGTGCAACCACCCTTGCCTTTTGTTCCGCCCTGTGAAG GGTAAAGAATGTAGCTCAAgcagtgaagaaaatgaagagaggaaCCTATGCCAAGGCTTGCTGACCGTGTTCCCGGCCAGCTATGACCCTCTCCAGTTCTCTGAGAACGAGTCTGGGAAACTGCAGGTGCTGGCGAAGCTCCTGGCGGCCATCCGTGAACTTCGTCCCACTGAAAA AGTGGTTTTGGTGTCCAACTACAGACAAACCCTGAACATTCTAGAAGATGTGTGCAAGCGTCATGGATATGCTTGTGCAAGACTTGATGGCCAGACACCCGTGTCTCAAAGGCAGCAGATTGTTGATAGCTTCAACAGTAAATACtctactgattttatttttttattaagttcCAAAGCTGGTGGTGTGGGACTTAATCTTATTGGAGGATCTCACTTAATTCTCTATGATATTGACTGGAACCCAGCTACTGACATCCAG GCTATGTCTAGAGTATGGAGAGATGGTCAGAAACACCCTGTGCATATTTACAGACTCCTGACTACAG GTACAATCGAGGAAAAGATCTACCAAAGGCAGATCAGTAAGCAAGGCCTCTCGGGGGCAGTTGTCGACCTGACCAGGTCATCCGAACACATCCAGTTCTCGGTAGAGGAGCTTAAAGACTTGTTCACGCTACACGAAGACTCACCTTGTGTGACCCATGACCTGCTGGGCTGTGAGTGCCGAGGTGGCAAGGATCCCACTG ATGACGCACTGGACGCCCCTGTCACCTCCGGACAGTGTCAGCCCGGCCCCTGGCACCAGAAGTCCCGCCCCCTGAGACCTTTGTCCATGTCGCAGCTGAAGCAGTGGCAGCATATTTCTGGAGACAATTTAAACCTTACAGACCCATTTCTGGAAAGAATAAGGGAAAATGCATCATTCTTTTTCCAGAATGTAACCAACCAAGCCCCTGCCGTGCAATGA